From Pseudorasbora parva isolate DD20220531a chromosome 25, ASM2467924v1, whole genome shotgun sequence, one genomic window encodes:
- the LOC137065060 gene encoding submandibular gland secretory Glx-rich protein CB-like translates to MKPTDQSTPEVSSSTAEAKNQSGTSDLNSESKTPDTKNKADVELKPTDQSTPEVSSSTAEAKNQSGTSDLNSESKTPDTKNKEDIEIMPTNADQSTPEVSSSTAEAKNQSEMYNLIPESKTPDTEPIIDVQSKEDHHPSPAEGQGEGSGLGFLPEPRVSPKMQGVEDSHQKTPKYAEELVG, encoded by the exons ATGAAGCCAACTGATCAGTCAACACCAGAGGTTTCCTCTAGCACAGCAGAAGCCAAGAACCAGTCAGGAACATCTGATCTTAACTCAGAGAGTAAAACACCTGACACCAAAAACAAAGCAGATGTAGAATTGAAGCCAACTGATCAGTCAACACCAGAGGTTTCCTCTAGCACAGCAGAAGCCAAGAACCAGTCAGGAACATCTGATCTTAACTCAGAGAGTAAAACACCTGACACCAAAAACAAAGAAGATATAGAAATTATGCCAACTAATGCTGATCAGTCAACACCAGAGGTTTCCTCTAGCACAGCAGAAGCCAAGAACCAGTCAGAAATGTATAATCTTATACCAGAGAGTAAAACACCTGACACAGAACCAATAATAGATGTGCAGTCTAAAGAGGATCATCATCCGTCTCCGGCAGAAGGACAAG gggagggctccgggctcggatttttgcccgaacccagagtatcccccAAAATGCAAGGAGTGGAGGACAGCCACCAGAAAACCCCCAAATACGCAGAAGAATTGGTGGGCTGA